The Pseudoalteromonas rubra region GCGGTAACTGGATGTAAAGGCGTTAATCTGGCAGGTAGCGGTCTGGTTGACAGCTATGACTCTACTGTTGGTAGTTATGAAGACACGCGCACCAGCAATGGTGACGTGAATACTGTGATTGGTGATGCAGATGTGGTATTGAATGGTCACTCACCGATTATGGGAGATGTAAAAGCATCTGGCGTTTTGTATCTCAAAGGGTCTTCACCTGTCGTGGGCACCGTGCAATCGAATACCGGGATCGACATTTCGGCGGGAAGTGGGGTGCGGGTTGATGGAGATGTACTCACTCAGGGGTATGTAAAACACAATGGCGGCCAGATCACAGGTGTGCTGCGCGCAAACGGTGACGTAAGCATGAAGTGGGGTGCTGAGATCCTCAATCAAAATCAGGCTGAGCTAGATATCATGTATGGGGGAACGGGGAGTTTTCAAAGTAGTCATGTACAGGACGGGCTCCATTACTCAGCGGATCGTTTCAATGTGAACCCTGAAGTTGAAGCGGTTCGTGTCTATGATCCAAGTTCGCCAGATTATGACCCTAATGACCCTGACAAAGAATGTGACCCACTGGCTTTACCGCTCAATATGCCTTCCGTGATCGACAGCAATAACACTTACACGGATTTTACGGTGGGTGCACAGACCGACTATGTATTCACGCCAAGTGAGGGGCGTTATATACGGGGTGGTAGCGATACCTGGTCTTCGAGCCCTGCTGACATCTATTTGTTCCAGCATTTGACGCAAAATCATGGCCAGAGTAATACCAGCAGCGAATATGTCTTTGGTATGAAAAACATGAAGCTTACCAGTGATGGCACCATTACCATAGAAGGCGGTGATGTGATCTGGCTGGTTGATGGAGACTTCAAAATGACGGGCCATACCAGCATCACCATCAAAGCAGGCAGCAGCCTGGCCATTTTTGTCACCGGTAAAGTGGATTTTGGCGCCAGTGGGGTAGTCATCACAGAGCAGGAAGGATTGACTAACAGTGGTTTTCCAAGCTTGAGCATTTTCTCATCCTATTCAGGCCAGAATGGCATCACAATGCGCGGCGCCAGTTCAATGTATGCTGTTATATATGCGCCGGTGACCAGCATTGCTATGCGCGGGAGTGGCCAGTTTTATGGCACCATTCGCGGCGCAACTATAGATGCGACTGGCGGCAGTGGTGTGCACTTTGATGAAGCGCTGAAAAACTTCAATCTTGGCAATGGTGGCGTGATTACGCCGGCGAAACTGGAGTTTATGGGGTGGCGTTTTGAGTCTGGTGAAGATTACCAGGCACCGGATGAAGACGAAGAGTAACCTGCCTGTCAGTTATTTAGAAAATTTTTCTTTCCTGTTTAAACCTTTTGTTGTTCCACGCTCGTCTTATCCTCTAAACATCGCACCATTGGGTTACTTTCTTTATGGCACCTGATATGTCACGATGATGACACGCAAGCGAAGGAATACTCTATGATAATCAATGCCAAAGAGGCATTTAATCCAGACACGATTGAGTTGTTAGTGCAGCGTGCTCAGCAAGGCGAGCAAGCGGCATTTGAACAGCTCTATCAGCAGTGTTATCGCAGGGTGTATGGACTGTGTTTGCGTTTGCTCGCTGATCAGGCCCATGCGGAAGATGCGACACAGGAGGTGTTTGTACAACTTTGGCACAAAATTGCCCAGTTTCAGGGGCAGTCAAAATTCACTACCTGGTTGCACAGTGTCACATCGAATGTCGCGATCAGTTATTTACGTAAACAAAAAAACTGGCTGCAAAAAGTGGTAAGTCTCGAAGACAGTGGGATGGAATACGCCGAGATAATGCAATGCCAATCGCTCAATGGGCTCGACAAACTGATCTTACGTTTACCAGAGCGAGCACGTCTGGTGTTTGTTTTGCACGCGGTGGAAGGGTACCGCCACGAAGAAGTTGCCAGCATGTTGAATATGGCGGTGGGATCAAGTAAATCGCAGTTTCACCGGGCCAGGAAATTGTTACAGGAGTGGTATGACAATGAGTAAACCAACATTTGAGCAGTTTCTGAAACAACAGCTGCCGCGCCAGCAAGATCAGGACCAGCTGCCTGAACCACAAAAAGACTTGTGGCAGGGCATTGAAAAAGCCATCAATGTATCCAGTACAGTGGCTCCGCCACCTAGCCCCTGGATAAAGTTAGCGGGAGTGGCAGCCTGTGTATCAGCAGGTTTACTGAGCTGGCAGGTCATTATGACGCAGCCCAGAGAAGATACCATGACCCATATGAGTGCTTTTTTTGAACAGAAGAAACAGACATTATTGGTTCAGTATGAGGCACAGCCGGCCTTGACTAAAGACTGGCAAGTGCCATTGCAGGAACTAGAGGAAGCAGAGCAGGCGATTAAGCTTGCACTGATGAAAGACCCTGACAACGCTGCCCTGCTTAAGATGCTGGCACAGGTTTACCAGCAGCAGTTAGATTTAATCACTAAGGTACATCAGCCCCAGTGGCAACAGATTTAGGAGAGAAGCATGAAAGCAATCATTTTTGGACTGGCTACGCTGCCGCTGTTTGCCCTGGCGGGTGACAAGATTGACGAACAGATAGAGATACCGCTGGATGGCAAAGTCGTTATCGAAAGCCAGCGAGGCAAAGTGACAATTAAATCATGGGATAAGCCAAGCTTTCAGGTCATTGGTGAACTGGATGAACTGGCCGAAGGCTATACGCTGGAAACTCAGGGCAGTGTGACCGAGTTTATCGTTAAAATGCCACGCCGCAGTAAAAGCTGGAATAACCAGCGAGACGGCTCTCGGCTGACGATTTATATGCCACGGCAAAGCGAGCTTAACTTTGAAGGGGTGAGTGTTGACGTGGATGTTAGTCACTTTGATGCTGGTGTGGCCGTAACCACAGTCAACGGGGACATTGAGGCCAATGAACTCAGCGGCAAGGTTGAACTGGAGACCGTGAATGGCGATATTGAAGGCAAAAAGTTATCTGGCAATATTCGTTATGAAACGGTCAATGGTGACATTGAAGATATGGCATCAAATGGCAAGTTGCGTTTCAATGCGGTCAATGGCGGCATTGAGAGTGTGACTCAGGCTACTGATATTCGCGTTGAAAACGTCAATGGAGAAGTAGATTTTGACATTGCCAGCCTGAAAGACTTACGTATGAGTACGGTGAATGGTGAGATCAACGTGCGTCTAAGAGCACTCGAAAAAAGCGCGAATATTCGTTTTGAGTCGGTCAGCGGAGATGTCGACTTTTACTTCCCGGCAGAACTGTCCGCACGCTTCGATATTGATGCCCATGCAGGTGGACGGATCATCAATGAGCTTTCGACAGACAAAGAGAAGAAAGCCAAATATGGTCCATCCCGGGAATTGGAATTTGTGGTCAAAGATGGAGACGTGGATGTGGAAATCGATACTGTCAGCGGGCGCATTGCATTGAAGAAACTGTAAAGCAAACGATGGGGGCGCAGTGCGCCTCCTGTGGTCATCATCAGACAGATAATCAAGATTCATTTCCACCCCATTTGCGTATACAATAACAGGTCTTTCCCTTAGTGTTTGTAGTGATATGGCGAAACCTGATCAACAAGTCGATACCCTGAAAGTTCCCCCCCATTCCATCGAGGCTGAGCAGTCTGTGCTTGGCGGACTCATGCTTGATAACCAGGCGTTTGACAGAGTGGCAGAGCTGGTCGTCGCGCAGGATTTTTATACCCGCACTCATAAGCTGATATTTGAGGCAATGACCAAATTGGTCGAGGCCAGCCAGCCGATTGACCTTATCACTATTTCGGAAAATCTTGAGAAGAATAACCAGCTGGACACTGTAGGTGGCTTTGCTTACCTGGCTGAGATTGCGAAAAATACCCCCAGTGCGGCGAACATTGATGCTTATGCCAGTATTGTCCGCGAGCGTGCAGTGGTCCGTGAGATGATCACGGTTGCCAATGAAATTGCCGAAGCGGGTTTCAACCCGGAAGGACGCGATAGCCACGAATTACTGGACCTGGCGGAAAGTAAGGTATTCAAAATCGCTGAGCAACGCACTAAGAGTACCGAAGGTCCGCAGAGTATTCACAGCATTCTGGAAAAAACCGTGGATAAGATCGAAGAGCTTTACCAGTCGCCGCAGGATGGTGTAACCGGGGTGAGCACGGGCTACTCTGACCTTGACCAGATGACCGCAGGCCTACAACCGTCAGACCTGATCATCGTCGCGGCACGTCCGTCGATGGGTAAAACCACTTTTGCGATGAACCTGGCCGAGCATGCGGCGATGACGCAAGACAAGCCTGTACTTATTTACTCGCTGGAGATGCCTTCAGAACAGATCATGATGAGGATGCTGGCCTCACTGGGACGAATTAACCAGACTAAGGTCAGGACCGGTCAACTGGATGATGACGATTGGGCACGCCTGTCCTCAACTATGGGCTTGCTAATGGAAAAGGGCCAGATGTACATCGATGAT contains the following coding sequences:
- a CDS encoding PulJ/GspJ family protein, translated to MKMQSLRQRGFTLIKVMLLSSVASVVVFAAFKDTLVQERLSGNYQKDLNARLLAEKGVIERGQALKAAITNNANLTLEQAVQQIGAGLGTGELDGTSYNAQLSVNGDEVSIASLGQRYDDQAHARMVSYFKYTPAERSSVFQNAVTGCKGVNLAGSGLVDSYDSTVGSYEDTRTSNGDVNTVIGDADVVLNGHSPIMGDVKASGVLYLKGSSPVVGTVQSNTGIDISAGSGVRVDGDVLTQGYVKHNGGQITGVLRANGDVSMKWGAEILNQNQAELDIMYGGTGSFQSSHVQDGLHYSADRFNVNPEVEAVRVYDPSSPDYDPNDPDKECDPLALPLNMPSVIDSNNTYTDFTVGAQTDYVFTPSEGRYIRGGSDTWSSSPADIYLFQHLTQNHGQSNTSSEYVFGMKNMKLTSDGTITIEGGDVIWLVDGDFKMTGHTSITIKAGSSLAIFVTGKVDFGASGVVITEQEGLTNSGFPSLSIFSSYSGQNGITMRGASSMYAVIYAPVTSIAMRGSGQFYGTIRGATIDATGGSGVHFDEALKNFNLGNGGVITPAKLEFMGWRFESGEDYQAPDEDEE
- a CDS encoding RNA polymerase sigma factor yields the protein MIINAKEAFNPDTIELLVQRAQQGEQAAFEQLYQQCYRRVYGLCLRLLADQAHAEDATQEVFVQLWHKIAQFQGQSKFTTWLHSVTSNVAISYLRKQKNWLQKVVSLEDSGMEYAEIMQCQSLNGLDKLILRLPERARLVFVLHAVEGYRHEEVASMLNMAVGSSKSQFHRARKLLQEWYDNE
- a CDS encoding DUF4097 family beta strand repeat-containing protein, which codes for MKAIIFGLATLPLFALAGDKIDEQIEIPLDGKVVIESQRGKVTIKSWDKPSFQVIGELDELAEGYTLETQGSVTEFIVKMPRRSKSWNNQRDGSRLTIYMPRQSELNFEGVSVDVDVSHFDAGVAVTTVNGDIEANELSGKVELETVNGDIEGKKLSGNIRYETVNGDIEDMASNGKLRFNAVNGGIESVTQATDIRVENVNGEVDFDIASLKDLRMSTVNGEINVRLRALEKSANIRFESVSGDVDFYFPAELSARFDIDAHAGGRIINELSTDKEKKAKYGPSRELEFVVKDGDVDVEIDTVSGRIALKKL
- the dnaB gene encoding replicative DNA helicase → MAKPDQQVDTLKVPPHSIEAEQSVLGGLMLDNQAFDRVAELVVAQDFYTRTHKLIFEAMTKLVEASQPIDLITISENLEKNNQLDTVGGFAYLAEIAKNTPSAANIDAYASIVRERAVVREMITVANEIAEAGFNPEGRDSHELLDLAESKVFKIAEQRTKSTEGPQSIHSILEKTVDKIEELYQSPQDGVTGVSTGYSDLDQMTAGLQPSDLIIVAARPSMGKTTFAMNLAEHAAMTQDKPVLIYSLEMPSEQIMMRMLASLGRINQTKVRTGQLDDDDWARLSSTMGLLMEKGQMYIDDASGLTPTDVRSRARRIARDHGGISMIMVDYLQLMRVPSLSDNRTLEIAEISRSLKALAKELQCPVIALSQLNRTLEQRADKRPVNSDLRESGSIEQDADLIMFIYRDEVYNDDSPDKGVAEIIIGKQRNGPIGKVRLTFQGQFSRFDNYAGPAVDDEY